The proteins below are encoded in one region of Streptomyces ficellus:
- a CDS encoding lysophospholipid acyltransferase family protein, which yields MRLMFRPRVEGAGNIPGDGPVILAGNHLTFIDSIVLPIVCERQVFFIGKDEYVTGKGLKGRLMAWFFTGVGMIPVDRDGANGGVAALMTGRRVLEEGNVFGIYPEGTRSPDGRLYRGRTGIARLTLMTGAPVVPFAMIGTDKLQPGGAGIPRPGRVTVRFGEPMEFSRYEGMDRDRYVLRAVTDSVMAEVMRLSGQEYVDMYATKAKAA from the coding sequence ATGCGCCTGATGTTCCGCCCCCGGGTGGAGGGCGCCGGGAACATCCCCGGTGACGGGCCGGTCATCCTGGCGGGCAACCATCTGACGTTCATCGACTCGATCGTCCTGCCGATCGTGTGCGAGCGCCAGGTCTTCTTCATCGGCAAGGACGAGTACGTGACGGGCAAGGGCCTCAAGGGCCGGCTCATGGCGTGGTTCTTCACGGGCGTCGGCATGATCCCGGTGGACCGGGACGGCGCCAACGGTGGTGTGGCCGCGCTGATGACGGGGCGCCGGGTGCTGGAGGAGGGCAACGTCTTCGGCATCTACCCGGAGGGCACCCGCTCCCCCGACGGCCGCCTGTACCGCGGCCGTACCGGGATCGCGCGCCTCACGCTGATGACGGGTGCGCCGGTGGTGCCGTTCGCGATGATCGGCACGGACAAGCTCCAGCCGGGTGGTGCGGGTATCCCCCGTCCGGGCCGGGTGACCGTCCGGTTCGGCGAGCCGATGGAGTTCTCCCGCTACGAGGGCATGGACCGCGACCGGTACGTGCTGCGGGCGGTGACGGACTCGGTGATGGCCGAGGTGATGCGGCTGTCGGGGCAGGAGTACGTGGACATGTACGCCACGAAGGCGAAGGCCGCGTAG
- a CDS encoding glycerophosphodiester phosphodiesterase: MTQGAHRSPGRRTVLGAAVLGSAALSVGASSTAAQAHGGSGAYRRLPVPTVIAHRGASGYRPEHTLGSYQLALDMGADVIEQDLVPTKDGHLVCRHENDITGTTDVADHPEFASRKTTKTVDGTALTGWFTEDFTLAELKTLRAKERIPGTRQENTLYDGRWAVPTFEEVLRWAQQEGRRRRRPIWLYVETKHPTYFRNLGLPLEEPLAKLLRRYGRHGADSPTFLQSFEPTSMRRMAKLVATPRVVLLWTPDDRPWDFRESGDPRTVADLITPDGLKWIASFAQGIGPLLDLVIPKDKDGTLGKPTTLVRDAHAKGLVLHPYTMRNENSFLPAEFRRGTDPAAYGDVFGAYEAYFATGIDGIFTDQPDTGLLAAEEYRGRH; encoded by the coding sequence ATGACACAGGGCGCGCACAGGAGTCCCGGCCGGCGGACCGTACTGGGGGCGGCGGTCCTCGGCTCGGCCGCCCTCTCCGTGGGCGCGAGCAGCACCGCGGCGCAGGCCCACGGCGGTTCCGGCGCGTACCGGCGCCTTCCCGTCCCGACGGTCATCGCCCACCGCGGCGCCAGCGGCTACCGGCCCGAGCACACCCTCGGCTCCTACCAGCTCGCCCTCGACATGGGCGCCGACGTGATCGAGCAGGACCTGGTCCCCACGAAGGACGGTCACCTGGTCTGCCGCCACGAGAACGACATCACCGGAACGACCGACGTCGCCGACCACCCGGAGTTCGCCTCCCGGAAGACCACCAAGACGGTCGACGGCACCGCGCTGACCGGATGGTTCACCGAGGACTTCACCCTCGCCGAGCTGAAGACGCTCCGCGCGAAGGAGCGCATCCCCGGCACGCGCCAGGAGAACACCCTGTACGACGGCCGCTGGGCGGTGCCCACCTTCGAGGAGGTGCTGCGCTGGGCCCAGCAGGAGGGCCGCCGCCGGCGCCGCCCGATCTGGCTGTACGTCGAGACCAAGCACCCCACCTACTTCCGCAACCTCGGCCTCCCCCTGGAGGAGCCGCTGGCGAAGCTGCTGCGCCGGTACGGGCGGCACGGCGCGGACTCGCCCACCTTCCTCCAGTCGTTCGAGCCCACCAGCATGCGGCGCATGGCCAAGCTCGTCGCGACGCCCCGTGTCGTCCTCCTGTGGACGCCGGACGACCGCCCCTGGGACTTCCGCGAGTCCGGCGACCCCCGCACGGTCGCCGACCTGATCACGCCCGACGGCCTGAAGTGGATCGCGTCCTTCGCCCAGGGCATCGGCCCCCTCCTCGACCTCGTCATCCCCAAGGACAAGGACGGCACCCTGGGCAAGCCGACCACCCTGGTCCGCGACGCCCACGCCAAGGGCCTGGTCCTCCATCCGTACACGATGCGCAACGAGAACTCCTTCCTGCCCGCCGAGTTCCGCCGCGGCACGGACCCGGCGGCCTACGGCGACGTCTTCGGCGCGTACGAGGCGTACTTCGCGACCGGCATCGACGGCATCTTCACCGACCAGCCCGACACCGGCCTCCTGGCCGCAGAGGAATACCGCGGCCGCCACTGA
- a CDS encoding RNA polymerase sigma factor: MTPPVKKTGHTLPEPLGTLTALLAAESEAEAAAAGIDAADLEQAVWLRLLERLDDGPGMPRHPADWLRRAVRAEARRARRTVVRELPYTAQEPVSDAGPERAEPEPAALVAERRRALRTAVARTPVHCRRLLTAMLSPTDPTYREIAGELGISQGSLGPMRSRCLGCLRRMLPAEVAVPGHRGRER; this comes from the coding sequence ATGACGCCCCCCGTGAAGAAGACCGGCCACACCCTGCCCGAACCCCTCGGCACGCTCACCGCCCTGCTCGCGGCCGAGTCCGAGGCGGAGGCCGCAGCCGCCGGCATCGATGCGGCCGATCTCGAACAGGCCGTGTGGCTCAGGCTGCTGGAGCGGCTCGACGACGGCCCGGGCATGCCGCGTCACCCCGCCGACTGGCTGCGCCGCGCCGTCCGCGCCGAGGCCCGCCGCGCGAGGCGTACCGTCGTACGGGAGCTGCCCTACACCGCCCAGGAGCCGGTGTCGGACGCGGGGCCCGAGCGCGCGGAGCCCGAGCCCGCGGCGCTGGTCGCGGAACGGCGCCGGGCGCTGCGTACCGCCGTCGCCCGCACCCCGGTCCACTGCCGGCGGCTGCTCACTGCGATGTTGTCGCCGACTGACCCCACCTACCGCGAAATCGCAGGGGAGTTGGGTATCTCACAAGGCAGTTTGGGGCCGATGCGTTCCCGTTGCCTGGGATGCCTGCGCAGAATGCTCCCGGCAGAGGTTGCCGTTCCTGGTCATCGGGGAAGGGAGCGGTAG
- a CDS encoding GNAT family N-acetyltransferase, giving the protein MGMSVTISAASAQDAEHILKLQYLCYQSEAELYGDYGIEPLTQSLDDLKAELYRGHALVARLGDEVIASVRGELDDSGTATIGKLIVHPRLRRHGLGGRLLDAIEKHFAGEGAPAAKRFQLFTGHRSESNLRLYRKKGYETVATRQAGPRLRLVTLEKAA; this is encoded by the coding sequence ATGGGCATGAGCGTGACCATCTCAGCGGCAAGCGCGCAGGACGCCGAGCACATCCTCAAGTTGCAGTACCTGTGCTACCAGAGCGAGGCGGAGCTCTACGGCGACTACGGCATCGAGCCCCTCACCCAGTCGCTCGACGACCTGAAGGCGGAGCTGTACCGCGGCCACGCCCTCGTCGCCCGGCTCGGTGACGAGGTGATCGCCTCCGTACGCGGCGAGCTGGACGACTCCGGCACCGCCACCATCGGCAAGCTGATCGTCCACCCGCGGCTGCGCCGCCACGGGCTGGGCGGCCGTCTGCTGGACGCCATCGAGAAGCACTTCGCCGGCGAGGGGGCACCCGCGGCCAAGCGCTTCCAGCTGTTCACCGGCCACCGCAGCGAGAGCAATCTGCGCCTCTACCGCAAGAAGGGGTACGAAACGGTCGCCACCCGCCAGGCGGGCCCGCGCCTGAGGCTCGTCACGCTGGAGAAGGCCGCCTGA
- a CDS encoding methionine ABC transporter ATP-binding protein has product MITTKGLTKVYESRGRQVTALDGVDLHVREGEVFGVIGQSGAGKSSLIRCVNLLERPTSGTVTVDGTDLTALAGRGRRAGKDLRRARSRIGMVFQHFNLLSSRTVKDNIELPLEILGVSGAERSRRALELLDLVGLADKAKAYPGQLSGGQKQRVGIARALAGNPKVLLSDEATSALDPETTRSILQLLRDLNRQLGLTVLLITHEMDVVKQICDSAALMRNGRVVESGTLPELLATPGSELAGELFPVTGEATGADRTVIDVTFHGEAATQPVISQLSRTYNIDISILGAAMDTVGGRQIGRMRIELPGRYEENVVPVGFLREQGLQVDVIDEEPHVPAQGLVKEIAK; this is encoded by the coding sequence GTGATCACCACCAAGGGCCTGACCAAGGTCTACGAGTCGCGAGGCCGCCAGGTCACCGCTCTGGACGGCGTCGACCTGCATGTCCGCGAAGGCGAGGTCTTCGGCGTCATCGGACAGAGCGGCGCCGGCAAGTCCTCGCTCATCCGCTGCGTCAACCTCCTGGAGCGTCCCACCTCCGGCACCGTGACGGTGGACGGCACCGACCTCACGGCGCTCGCCGGCCGCGGGCGCCGCGCCGGGAAGGACCTGCGCCGCGCGCGCAGCCGCATCGGCATGGTCTTCCAGCACTTCAACCTGCTGTCCTCGCGGACCGTCAAGGACAACATCGAGCTGCCGCTGGAGATCCTCGGCGTCTCCGGCGCCGAACGTTCCCGCCGCGCCCTGGAGCTCCTCGACCTGGTCGGCCTCGCCGACAAGGCCAAGGCGTACCCCGGCCAGCTCTCCGGCGGCCAGAAGCAACGCGTCGGCATCGCCCGGGCGCTGGCCGGCAACCCGAAGGTACTGCTCTCGGACGAGGCGACCAGCGCCCTGGACCCGGAGACCACCCGGTCCATCCTCCAGCTGCTGCGCGACCTGAACCGGCAGCTCGGCCTGACCGTCCTGCTCATCACCCACGAGATGGACGTCGTCAAGCAGATCTGCGACTCCGCCGCCCTGATGCGGAACGGCCGGGTCGTCGAGTCGGGCACCCTCCCCGAACTGCTCGCCACCCCCGGCTCCGAGCTCGCCGGCGAGCTGTTCCCGGTGACCGGCGAGGCCACCGGCGCCGACCGCACGGTCATCGACGTCACGTTCCACGGCGAGGCGGCGACGCAGCCGGTGATCTCCCAGCTCTCCCGTACGTACAACATCGACATCTCGATCCTCGGCGCCGCCATGGACACCGTCGGTGGCCGGCAGATCGGCCGCATGCGCATCGAGCTGCCCGGCCGGTACGAGGAGAACGTCGTCCCCGTGGGCTTCCTGCGCGAGCAGGGCCTCCAGGTCGACGTCATCGACGAGGAACCGCACGTGCCCGCGCAGGGCCTGGTCAAGGAGATCGCGAAGTGA
- a CDS encoding methionine ABC transporter permease — MTWEEMRPLLEQGTIDTLYMVLWSTLVTLAGGLPLGVLLVLTDKGGLLQNRPVNKVIGVIVNIGRSLPFIILLVALIPVTTLVVGTFIGPTAMIVPLSIGAIPFFARLVETAIREVDHGLVEAVQSMGGGIPTIVGKVLLPQALPSLIAALTTTVITLISYSALAGAVGGEGLGSKVITYGYQRFETNFMLITVVLLIVIVTVIQLIGDLAVRLLARRGRTAS, encoded by the coding sequence GTGACCTGGGAAGAGATGCGGCCCCTGCTGGAGCAGGGCACCATCGACACGCTCTACATGGTGCTGTGGTCCACGCTCGTCACCCTCGCCGGCGGCCTGCCGCTGGGCGTCCTCCTGGTCCTGACCGACAAGGGCGGCCTGCTCCAGAACCGGCCGGTCAACAAGGTCATCGGGGTGATCGTGAACATCGGCCGCTCGCTGCCGTTCATCATCCTGCTGGTGGCCCTGATCCCGGTCACCACTCTCGTGGTCGGCACCTTCATCGGGCCGACCGCGATGATCGTGCCGCTGTCCATCGGGGCCATCCCGTTCTTCGCGCGTCTCGTCGAGACCGCGATCCGCGAGGTCGACCACGGACTCGTCGAGGCCGTCCAGTCCATGGGCGGAGGCATCCCGACGATCGTCGGGAAGGTGCTGCTCCCGCAGGCCCTGCCGTCGCTGATCGCCGCCCTCACCACCACCGTGATCACGCTGATCAGCTACTCGGCCCTGGCCGGCGCGGTCGGCGGCGAGGGCCTGGGCTCCAAGGTCATCACCTATGGCTACCAGCGCTTCGAGACCAACTTCATGCTGATCACCGTGGTGCTGCTGATCGTCATCGTCACGGTCATCCAGCTCATCGGCGACCTGGCCGTACGGCTCCTCGCCCGCCGGGGCCGCACCGCTTCCTGA
- a CDS encoding MetQ/NlpA family ABC transporter substrate-binding protein produces the protein MRKNSKNLKLTGAFAAVTALALGLTACGTASDPGASKGGKADESQPLVVAASPTPHADILTYVKDNLADKAGLKLEVKEFTDYVLPNKATQSGQVDANYFQHKPYLDDFNKKNGTTIVPVVDVHLEPLGLYSKKLKSLADLKPGKTVAVPNDTTNGGRALKLLADNGLITLKDGVGANGKLSDIKDKKGLEFKELEAATVPRALNDVDAAVINGNYAIEAKLSPSKDALAVEKAAGNPYANFLAVKKGNEKDARVQKLVKLLNSPEVKKYIEDTYKDGSIVPAFGAAK, from the coding sequence GTGCGTAAGAACAGCAAGAACCTCAAGCTCACCGGCGCCTTCGCCGCCGTCACGGCCCTCGCCCTCGGCCTCACCGCCTGCGGCACCGCCTCCGACCCGGGTGCCTCCAAGGGCGGCAAGGCCGACGAGTCGCAGCCGCTCGTGGTGGCCGCGTCCCCCACGCCGCACGCCGACATCCTGACGTACGTCAAGGACAACCTCGCCGACAAGGCCGGCCTGAAGCTGGAGGTGAAGGAGTTCACGGACTACGTCCTGCCGAACAAGGCCACCCAGAGCGGCCAGGTCGACGCCAACTACTTCCAGCACAAGCCGTACCTCGACGACTTCAACAAAAAGAACGGCACCACCATCGTGCCGGTCGTCGACGTGCACCTGGAGCCCCTCGGCCTCTACTCCAAGAAGCTGAAGTCTCTGGCGGACCTCAAGCCCGGCAAGACCGTCGCCGTCCCCAACGACACCACCAACGGCGGCCGCGCGCTCAAGCTGCTCGCCGACAACGGGCTGATCACTCTGAAGGACGGCGTCGGCGCGAACGGCAAGCTGTCCGACATCAAGGACAAGAAGGGCCTTGAGTTCAAGGAGCTGGAGGCCGCCACCGTGCCCCGCGCCCTGAACGACGTCGACGCCGCCGTCATCAACGGCAACTACGCCATCGAGGCCAAGCTCAGCCCCTCCAAGGACGCCCTGGCCGTGGAGAAGGCCGCGGGCAACCCGTACGCCAACTTCCTCGCCGTCAAGAAGGGCAACGAGAAGGACGCGCGCGTGCAGAAGCTCGTGAAGCTCCTCAACTCGCCCGAGGTGAAGAAGTACATCGAGGACACCTACAAGGACGGCTCCATCGTCCCCGCGTTCGGCGCGGCCAAGTAG
- a CDS encoding GNAT family N-acetyltransferase, producing MLCVHGLQRTVFGMELRMTTTFPDISISTERLVLRPYEESDIPAHIEMMNDEMVVAWTSAPHPYTAADAEEWVRRIAPAERTEGRGVVLAVTEFLTQRLVGTIHLKNTDWRTRATEVAYVTAPWARGEGYATESVLATAQWLFRRQRFERLELRTAADNTASQQVAQKIGCISEGVLRNAWIARSRTEDGGWTDIRTDLIVWSLLPEDFDSSADQHDDFGHSSFTEWN from the coding sequence ATGCTGTGCGTTCACGGCCTTCAACGGACGGTCTTCGGCATGGAGCTGCGCATGACTACCACCTTTCCGGACATCTCCATCAGCACGGAACGGTTGGTGCTGCGCCCCTACGAGGAATCCGACATCCCCGCGCACATCGAGATGATGAACGACGAGATGGTCGTCGCCTGGACCTCCGCGCCCCACCCCTACACCGCCGCCGACGCCGAGGAATGGGTGCGCAGGATCGCTCCTGCGGAACGCACCGAAGGCCGGGGCGTCGTCCTCGCCGTCACCGAATTCCTCACCCAGCGCCTCGTCGGCACCATCCACCTCAAGAACACCGACTGGCGCACCCGCGCCACCGAAGTCGCTTACGTCACCGCCCCCTGGGCCCGGGGCGAGGGCTACGCCACCGAATCCGTCCTCGCCACCGCCCAGTGGCTCTTCCGCCGGCAGCGCTTCGAGCGGCTCGAACTGCGCACCGCGGCCGACAACACCGCCTCCCAGCAGGTCGCCCAGAAGATCGGCTGCATCAGCGAGGGCGTCCTGCGCAACGCCTGGATAGCGCGCAGCCGCACGGAGGACGGCGGCTGGACCGACATCCGGACCGACCTGATCGTCTGGAGCCTGCTCCCCGAGGACTTCGACAGCAGCGCCGACCAGCACGACGACTTCGGCCACTCCTCGTTCACCGAGTGGAACTGA
- the cbiE gene encoding precorrin-6y C5,15-methyltransferase (decarboxylating) subunit CbiE — translation MADRVTVIGWDGSPLTSAARSALSAATLVAGAGHHLALPEIPPAAERVRLGSVDLAARRIAGHRGTAVVLADGDPGFFGVVRTLRAPQYGLEVEVVPAVSSVAAAFARAGMPWDDAHVVVAHSRTLRRAVNVCRAHPKVAVLTSPGAGPTELALLLDGVHRTFVICEELGTEREQVTVLTSDKVADHAWRDPNVVIVIGGAAATQGGGWLMGRDPGAVRGWGLPDHAYGGDLRTGESAGLRAAQLARLGPRTGDLVWDIGCGAGALAVEAARFGAAVIAVDEDPAACARTEAAARHSGVQIQTVAGRAPHVLERLPEPDVVRVGGGGAAVVAACADRRPERIVAHATTRDEAEAIGAVLTDGGYAVECALLQSVDLDPGAWTERDRTVVFLLSGHRSAPSP, via the coding sequence ATGGCCGACCGGGTCACGGTGATCGGCTGGGACGGTTCGCCCCTCACCTCGGCCGCCAGGTCCGCCCTCTCCGCCGCCACCCTCGTGGCCGGAGCCGGCCACCACCTGGCGCTCCCGGAGATCCCGCCCGCGGCCGAACGCGTCCGCCTCGGCAGCGTCGACCTCGCCGCCCGCCGCATCGCCGGCCACCGCGGCACGGCCGTGGTGCTCGCCGACGGCGACCCCGGCTTCTTCGGCGTCGTACGCACCCTGCGCGCACCCCAGTACGGCCTCGAGGTCGAAGTGGTGCCCGCCGTCTCCTCCGTCGCCGCCGCCTTCGCCCGCGCCGGCATGCCGTGGGACGACGCCCACGTCGTCGTCGCCCACAGCCGCACGCTGCGCCGCGCCGTCAACGTCTGCCGCGCCCACCCCAAGGTCGCCGTCCTCACCTCCCCGGGCGCGGGCCCCACCGAACTCGCCCTGCTCCTCGACGGCGTCCACCGCACCTTCGTCATCTGCGAGGAACTCGGCACCGAGCGCGAACAGGTCACCGTCCTCACCTCCGACAAGGTCGCCGACCACGCCTGGCGCGACCCCAACGTCGTCATCGTCATCGGTGGCGCCGCCGCCACGCAGGGCGGCGGCTGGCTCATGGGCCGCGACCCCGGAGCGGTACGCGGCTGGGGGCTGCCCGACCACGCCTACGGCGGCGACCTGCGCACCGGCGAGTCGGCCGGCCTGCGCGCGGCCCAGCTCGCGCGCCTCGGCCCGCGCACCGGCGACCTCGTCTGGGACATCGGCTGCGGCGCCGGGGCGCTCGCCGTGGAGGCGGCCCGCTTCGGCGCGGCCGTGATCGCGGTCGACGAGGACCCGGCCGCGTGCGCCCGCACCGAGGCCGCCGCACGCCACTCCGGCGTACAGATCCAGACCGTCGCCGGCCGGGCCCCGCACGTCCTGGAGCGGTTGCCCGAACCCGACGTCGTCCGCGTCGGCGGCGGGGGAGCGGCCGTCGTCGCCGCCTGCGCGGACCGCCGCCCCGAACGGATCGTCGCGCACGCCACCACCCGCGACGAGGCGGAGGCCATCGGCGCGGTGCTCACGGACGGCGGGTACGCGGTCGAATGCGCGCTCCTCCAGTCCGTCGACCTCGACCCCGGCGCCTGGACGGAACGCGACCGCACGGTCGTCTTCCTGCTGTCCGGGCACAGGTCCGCGCCCTCCCCGTGA